The Faecalibacterium prausnitzii genome includes a window with the following:
- a CDS encoding MATE family efflux transporter: protein MKNEALFRTGSVWKSIISMAVPSIVIILVMVLYNMADMFFVGCLGDTAQVAAVSVVGPVFSILSAVATMLGAGSSAIIARCFGAGEIEQGKTCSSLCFWSSFFLGVLVSIGLLVSRVPLLGMLGSNAEFFPYAERYLQVLALGAPLFILSNSMAMLVRAEGAVKEGLIGNLLGTLVNCIFDPLFILVLNFGVSGAAAASVLGNLVATGCYLRYIVKHGTVLTIDLRPALKKPQMLGEMLAIGLPNGISSLLAGFASSFSNRLLVTHGTAAVAAMAAAGKTTMIISMIAMAICMGCQPLLAYSYGAGDTKRLKQLLKDLILLTVVFGVLAGAASFAGRNALIGMFIKEEGAFRLGTQLVVYLVLGSPVIGLTYLATSLLQSVGRASGAVVLSLLRQGLLLIPLLYLMNALCGVQGIAAAHLMADVGAAVISAGILLHWLRASVEKTAEV, encoded by the coding sequence ATGAAAAACGAAGCACTTTTCCGTACCGGCTCTGTCTGGAAATCCATCATTTCCATGGCGGTGCCCTCCATTGTCATTATCCTTGTCATGGTGCTGTACAACATGGCGGATATGTTTTTTGTGGGCTGTCTGGGCGATACCGCACAGGTGGCGGCGGTCTCCGTTGTGGGACCGGTGTTTTCGATCCTTTCGGCAGTAGCGACCATGCTTGGCGCAGGCAGCAGCGCCATCATTGCACGCTGTTTTGGCGCAGGCGAGATCGAGCAGGGCAAGACTTGCTCCTCGCTCTGCTTCTGGAGCAGCTTTTTTCTGGGCGTTCTGGTCAGTATCGGTCTGCTGGTGAGCAGAGTGCCACTTCTGGGGATGTTGGGCTCAAATGCAGAATTTTTTCCCTATGCAGAGCGGTATCTTCAGGTCCTTGCACTGGGTGCGCCGCTTTTTATCCTGTCCAACAGCATGGCGATGCTGGTGCGTGCAGAGGGCGCAGTAAAAGAAGGCTTGATCGGCAATCTTCTGGGCACGTTGGTCAACTGCATTTTTGACCCGCTGTTCATTCTGGTGCTGAACTTCGGCGTCAGCGGTGCGGCTGCTGCCAGTGTGCTGGGCAATCTTGTGGCGACGGGCTGCTATCTGCGCTACATCGTCAAACACGGCACGGTGCTGACCATTGATCTCCGTCCTGCCCTGAAAAAACCGCAGATGCTGGGTGAGATGCTGGCCATTGGTCTGCCCAACGGGATCAGCAGCCTGCTGGCAGGGTTTGCCTCCTCCTTCAGCAACCGGCTGCTGGTGACCCACGGCACGGCGGCGGTCGCAGCCATGGCGGCAGCGGGCAAGACGACCATGATCATCAGCATGATCGCCATGGCGATCTGCATGGGGTGCCAGCCGCTTCTGGCGTACAGCTACGGCGCAGGCGACACGAAGCGCCTGAAGCAGCTTTTGAAGGATCTGATCCTGCTGACCGTTGTTTTTGGTGTTCTTGCCGGGGCGGCCAGCTTTGCCGGACGCAATGCCCTGATCGGGATGTTCATCAAGGAAGAAGGCGCATTCCGTCTGGGGACGCAGCTGGTGGTCTATCTGGTGCTGGGCAGCCCGGTGATCGGTCTGACCTATCTGGCAACCAGCCTGCTGCAATCCGTAGGCAGGGCAAGTGGTGCGGTGGTGCTCTCTCTTTTGCGGCAGGGGCTGCTGCTGATCCCGCTGCTGTACCTGATGAATGCGCTTTGCGGGGTGCAGGGCATTGCGGCGGCGCACCTGATGGCAGACGTGGGCGCTGCGGTCATCTCCGCAGGCATCCTGCTGCACTGGCTCCGGGCATCGGTAGAAAAAACGGCAGAAGTATGA